In Chryseobacterium oranimense, a single window of DNA contains:
- a CDS encoding S9 family peptidase, which produces MELIKKLNIKLENKETRDFLADAVYPETNEKMPLVIFVHGYKGYKDWGAWNLMAEKFAEAGFYFVKFNSSHNGTTVEDPHNFSDLEAFGNNNYSKELSDLGVVIDNFVKEPNVDDQKIILIGHSRGGGISIIKTFEDERINGLITLASVDTLERFPKDEALENWKKEGVYYVLNGRTKQEMPHYYQFYEDFEKNIHRFDVERATEMAKAYVLIIHGTHDESVSLKNAEHLHILNPNSELFLVEGADHTFGAKEPWMENRLPENLKIVTEKCIDFINENMK; this is translated from the coding sequence ATGGAATTGATAAAAAAGCTTAATATAAAACTTGAAAACAAAGAAACCAGAGATTTTCTGGCTGATGCTGTATATCCTGAAACCAATGAAAAAATGCCTTTGGTGATTTTTGTACACGGATACAAAGGTTACAAAGACTGGGGAGCCTGGAATCTGATGGCAGAAAAGTTTGCAGAAGCAGGTTTTTACTTTGTCAAATTCAATTCGTCCCATAACGGAACCACTGTTGAAGATCCCCACAATTTTAGTGACCTTGAAGCTTTCGGAAATAATAATTATTCAAAAGAACTTTCGGACCTGGGCGTGGTGATCGATAATTTTGTAAAAGAACCGAATGTGGATGACCAAAAGATCATTCTGATCGGACACAGCAGGGGAGGAGGAATTTCCATCATCAAAACCTTTGAAGATGAGAGAATCAATGGGCTTATCACCCTGGCAAGCGTAGATACTCTGGAACGTTTTCCAAAAGATGAGGCGTTGGAGAACTGGAAAAAAGAAGGCGTATATTATGTGCTAAATGGAAGGACAAAGCAGGAAATGCCTCATTACTACCAGTTTTATGAAGACTTTGAAAAAAATATTCACCGCTTTGATGTTGAAAGAGCAACGGAAATGGCAAAAGCTTATGTGCTGATCATCCACGGAACCCATGATGAAAGTGTAAGTCTTAAAAATGCAGAACATCTTCATATCCTTAACCCTAACTCGGAGCTGTTTTTAGTTGAAGGTGCGGATCATACTTTTGGGGCAAAAGAACCCTGGATGGAAAACAGACTTCCTGAAAATCTTAAAATCGTAACTGAGAAATGCATTGATTTTATTAATGAAAACATGAAATAA
- a CDS encoding acetyl-CoA hydrolase/transferase family protein, which yields MYNYISAEEAIYTVKSGNRVFFHGSACTPNYLIDELARQSHRLQNVEMVSITQQGNVEIAKPEYKDSFFVNSLFVSTPVRDAVNSDRGDFVPVFLSEIPILFRKNILPLDVALVTVSPPDKHGFCTLGTSVDVARAAVDTAKIIVAIVNPLMPRTHGDGMIHISRIHKLVWHEEELPTVDYGSKVGPEEMLVGKNVAELIEDRSTLQMGIGTIPDAVLKCLTNHKDLGVHTEMLSDGVIDLIQNDVINNKYKGYNDNKTITSFCFGTRKLYDYVDDNTVFAFKDVSDVNFPINIMRNKKMVAINSAIEIDLTGQVCADSIGTLQYSGIGGQMDFMRGAALSEDGKPIIAITSRTKKGISRIVPFLKQGAGVVTTRGHIHYVVTEYGTAYLYGKNLRQRAQELISIAHPDDREMLERAAYERFKH from the coding sequence ATGTACAATTATATTAGTGCAGAAGAAGCGATATATACTGTAAAAAGCGGAAACCGTGTATTTTTTCACGGAAGCGCATGTACCCCGAATTATTTAATAGATGAACTGGCGAGACAATCTCACCGTCTGCAAAATGTAGAGATGGTTTCCATCACCCAGCAGGGAAACGTTGAAATTGCAAAACCGGAATACAAGGATAGTTTCTTTGTTAATTCATTATTCGTATCAACACCAGTGCGGGATGCGGTCAATTCAGACAGAGGGGACTTTGTTCCTGTATTTCTAAGTGAGATCCCTATTTTGTTCAGAAAAAACATACTTCCGCTGGATGTGGCTTTGGTAACCGTTTCTCCACCGGACAAGCACGGTTTTTGTACTTTGGGAACCTCCGTAGATGTAGCAAGAGCAGCTGTTGACACCGCCAAAATTATTGTTGCCATTGTCAATCCTTTAATGCCGAGAACGCATGGAGACGGAATGATTCACATCAGCAGGATTCACAAGCTGGTATGGCATGAAGAAGAACTACCAACTGTGGATTACGGCTCAAAAGTAGGTCCAGAAGAAATGCTGGTGGGGAAAAATGTAGCAGAACTTATTGAAGACAGATCAACATTGCAGATGGGTATCGGAACCATTCCTGATGCTGTTCTGAAATGTTTAACCAATCATAAAGATCTTGGCGTTCATACAGAAATGCTGAGTGACGGTGTTATAGACCTGATTCAGAATGATGTGATTAATAATAAGTATAAAGGTTACAACGATAATAAAACCATCACAAGTTTCTGTTTTGGAACCAGAAAGCTGTACGATTATGTAGACGACAATACTGTTTTTGCTTTCAAAGATGTAAGCGATGTGAACTTCCCCATCAATATCATGAGGAATAAAAAAATGGTAGCCATTAATTCTGCTATTGAAATAGACCTTACCGGACAAGTATGTGCAGACTCCATCGGGACGTTGCAATACAGCGGAATTGGAGGTCAGATGGACTTTATGAGAGGCGCAGCGCTGAGTGAAGACGGAAAACCGATTATTGCGATCACCTCAAGAACCAAAAAAGGAATCTCAAGGATCGTTCCTTTTCTTAAACAGGGGGCCGGTGTGGTGACAACAAGGGGCCATATCCATTATGTAGTGACGGAATACGGTACAGCTTATTTGTATGGTAAAAATCTCCGCCAGCGGGCTCAGGAGCTTATCAGCATCGCACACCCGGATGACAGGGAAATGCTGGAAAGAGCTGCTTATGAAAGATTTAAACATTAA
- a CDS encoding alpha/beta hydrolase, with protein sequence MKSSINNISIYRFFTNLFFVLFLSFFNLSYSQGPPDPIIKKSSLLPEISSVSENIVYKTNAKGNPVALDIYAPKTASGGKMPVVIYVHGGAWVKGDKTVTDSSYIETFISKLLDKKYAVISIDYTLLNDSIHFPLPLEDTKDAVRWVRKNAAKYNFDPDNIGLFGASSGAHLSMLAAYTPDRQFPGSPELSSYSSKVNYVIDHYGPSDMNNLLHTRLGKVPVFFFGLAAKKIVDLRSNLVKGLSGYDIKQDKGKVIEYFKTISPVTYVSGGVPTLIVQGNKDKVVPMKQSKKLHRKLKRENIQNTLIIVEDGLHGFKTTDKNYLDKLTDQMVDFVDSQRK encoded by the coding sequence ATGAAATCTTCAATCAACAACATATCAATCTACAGGTTTTTCACAAACCTGTTTTTTGTTCTTTTTTTATCCTTTTTCAATTTAAGTTATTCACAAGGTCCGCCGGATCCTATAATTAAGAAAAGCAGTCTTCTTCCGGAAATATCATCGGTCTCGGAAAATATTGTTTATAAGACTAATGCAAAGGGAAATCCTGTTGCCTTGGATATTTATGCTCCTAAAACAGCTTCCGGAGGTAAAATGCCCGTTGTTATTTATGTACATGGCGGAGCATGGGTAAAAGGCGATAAGACAGTTACGGATAGCAGCTATATTGAAACCTTCATTTCGAAACTTCTTGACAAAAAATATGCAGTCATCAGCATCGACTATACACTCCTGAACGATAGCATTCACTTTCCTCTTCCGTTGGAGGATACCAAAGATGCGGTAAGATGGGTCAGAAAAAATGCGGCAAAATATAATTTCGATCCGGACAATATCGGCCTTTTTGGTGCTTCATCAGGCGCACATCTTTCGATGCTCGCGGCATACACACCTGATCGCCAATTTCCCGGAAGTCCTGAACTCTCTTCTTATTCCTCAAAGGTAAATTATGTAATAGATCATTATGGACCTTCAGACATGAATAATCTGCTTCATACCCGTCTCGGAAAAGTACCTGTATTCTTTTTCGGCCTGGCAGCAAAGAAAATCGTAGACCTCAGAAGCAATCTTGTAAAAGGACTGTCAGGATATGACATTAAACAAGATAAAGGCAAAGTAATAGAATATTTTAAAACCATTTCTCCGGTAACGTATGTTTCAGGAGGCGTTCCTACATTAATTGTCCAGGGAAATAAAGACAAGGTAGTTCCCATGAAGCAATCTAAAAAACTCCACAGAAAACTTAAAAGAGAAAATATTCAAAATACACTGATCATTGTTGAAGACGGCCTTCATGGCTTCAAAACCACAGATAAAAACTATCTGGACAAGCTGACTGATCAGATGGTGGATTTTGTTGATTCTCAAAGAAAATAA
- a CDS encoding HipA family kinase: MLDLRTVTVMRYILPLREGGSLPALAEADDDFKYVLKFRGAGHGVKMLISELLGGKITEALGLKIPELVFVNLDVDFGRTEADEEIQDLLKFSEGLNLGLHYLSGSITYDPGVKVDPLLASKIVWLDAFITNIDRTFRNTNLLMWHKELWVIDNGASFYFHHSWQNFDTAAKTPFKYVKDHVLLPKAKMLDEADQFAHEVLNDKLFREIVNLIPEAWLHWDDADETPDEIREIYFQFLKTRLENSQIFVNEAKNARG; encoded by the coding sequence ATGCTGGATTTAAGAACGGTAACCGTCATGCGTTACATCCTTCCGCTGAGAGAAGGCGGATCTCTTCCTGCTTTGGCAGAAGCTGATGATGACTTTAAATATGTACTGAAATTCCGGGGCGCAGGTCACGGAGTAAAAATGCTGATCTCCGAACTTTTGGGCGGTAAGATCACGGAAGCCTTAGGCCTTAAAATTCCCGAGCTGGTATTTGTAAATCTGGATGTTGATTTCGGAAGAACAGAAGCTGATGAGGAAATCCAGGATCTGCTGAAATTTTCGGAAGGCTTGAACCTGGGTCTGCATTATCTTTCAGGTTCCATTACCTATGATCCGGGTGTAAAGGTGGATCCGCTTCTGGCATCAAAAATTGTATGGCTGGATGCTTTTATTACCAATATTGACCGTACTTTCAGGAATACGAATCTCCTGATGTGGCACAAAGAACTTTGGGTGATCGATAACGGAGCATCGTTTTATTTCCATCATTCATGGCAGAATTTCGATACCGCTGCAAAAACACCGTTTAAATACGTGAAGGATCATGTGCTTCTTCCGAAAGCAAAAATGCTGGATGAAGCAGATCAGTTTGCCCATGAAGTACTGAATGATAAGCTGTTCAGAGAGATTGTCAATTTAATTCCGGAAGCCTGGCTCCATTGGGATGATGCCGATGAAACTCCTGACGAAATCCGTGAAATTTATTTTCAGTTCCTGAAGACCAGGTTGGAAAATTCTCAAATCTTTGTAAACGAAGCCAAAAATGCAAGAGGATAA
- a CDS encoding GxxExxY protein, which produces MINELSYKIVGACIEVHKLAGPGLYEGVYHQCLEKEFNLLGLKYQSELEIPFIYKGQHIDCKLKCDFLIEDLIVLELKSVSEIHQIHKAQTMNYMNLLKIPRSILVNFNVTNLYHEGCDFFAAKSFKDLPQE; this is translated from the coding sequence TTGATTAACGAACTTTCTTATAAAATTGTTGGAGCTTGTATAGAGGTTCATAAACTGGCCGGTCCAGGTTTATATGAAGGAGTGTATCATCAATGTTTAGAAAAAGAATTCAATCTTTTAGGTTTAAAATACCAAAGTGAACTTGAAATTCCTTTTATCTATAAAGGCCAGCATATAGATTGTAAGTTAAAATGTGATTTTTTGATTGAAGATTTAATTGTTTTAGAATTAAAGTCTGTTTCTGAAATTCACCAGATTCATAAAGCTCAAACAATGAATTATATGAATCTCCTAAAGATACCACGCTCAATATTGGTAAATTTTAACGTAACCAACCTATATCATGAAGGTTGTGATTTTTTTGCTGCTAAATCTTTTAAAGATCTTCCACAAGAATGA
- a CDS encoding flavin reductase family protein: MKTVIPSELSPVQLQTIMQTAVSPRPIALASTVDKNGTINLSPFSFFNMFSTVPPILIFSPSRRVRDNTTKHTLENVLEVPEVVIGTVNFPIVQQISLASTEYETGVNEFIKSGLTMREADLVQPKLIEECPVNFECKVLEVKSLGDQGGAGNLVICEVQKIHIREEYLNEAGNLDQQKLDMVARLGSNWYSRSNENSLFEVPKPLVTKGIGFDLLPDSIKYSKIFTGNDLGMLANVEILPPGDFHADENVHLDAQKLLLESRIEEAWALLTIQ, from the coding sequence ATGAAAACAGTAATCCCCTCCGAATTATCTCCCGTACAGCTTCAAACCATTATGCAGACCGCTGTGTCTCCACGGCCAATTGCTTTAGCTTCTACAGTTGATAAAAACGGAACCATCAATTTATCTCCTTTCAGCTTTTTTAATATGTTCAGCACCGTTCCTCCGATTTTGATTTTTTCGCCATCGAGAAGAGTGCGTGACAATACCACAAAACATACTCTGGAAAATGTACTGGAAGTTCCTGAAGTAGTAATAGGAACTGTAAATTTTCCGATTGTACAGCAGATTTCTTTAGCTTCCACAGAATATGAAACCGGAGTGAATGAGTTTATTAAGTCCGGCTTAACGATGAGAGAGGCAGATCTGGTACAGCCCAAACTGATTGAAGAATGCCCTGTAAACTTTGAATGTAAAGTTTTAGAGGTAAAATCATTAGGCGATCAGGGTGGTGCAGGAAATCTTGTGATCTGTGAAGTGCAGAAAATCCATATCAGGGAAGAATACCTGAACGAAGCAGGGAATTTGGATCAACAGAAGCTGGATATGGTAGCCCGTTTGGGAAGCAACTGGTATTCCAGAAGCAATGAGAACAGTCTTTTTGAAGTTCCGAAGCCATTGGTAACGAAAGGAATCGGGTTTGACCTTCTGCCGGATTCTATCAAATACAGCAAAATATTTACAGGAAACGACCTGGGAATGCTTGCCAATGTAGAAATTCTTCCTCCGGGAGATTTTCATGCAGATGAAAACGTTCATCTGGATGCACAGAAATTACTGCTGGAAAGCAGAATTGAAGAAGCCTGGGCACTTTTAACAATACAATAA
- the fahA gene encoding fumarylacetoacetase: MKSFVEYSSDSDFSIHNIPFGVAVFNKEYIGCCTRIGDQVIDLATLYDLAYFEDIEGLSDNVFEAYTINEFIELGKPVTNAVRTRIQELLQEGSILSKDEKTIEDAFYDLDKVKMIMPVHIPNYTDFYSSIEHATNVGKMFRDPANALLPNWKHLPVGYHGRASSIVVSGTEINRPKGQTKPADVEKPVFGPSKQLDFELEMAFILNRNTEMGESISTKDAEDAIFGMVIFNDWSARDIQSWEYVPLGPFLAKNFGSSVSPWVVTLEALEPFRTASPKQDPEVLDYLKFEGDKNYDINLEVYLKPENGEENLISESNYKFMYWNMTQQLAHHTVNGCNVEVGDLYASGTISGSDPKSFGSMLELTWRGQNPLQLSNGQERKFIEDNDTVTMKAWAEKDGVRVGFGEVSGKIIPAV, from the coding sequence ATGAAATCATTTGTAGAATATTCTTCAGATTCAGACTTTTCTATACATAATATTCCTTTCGGAGTAGCCGTTTTTAATAAAGAATATATCGGATGCTGTACAAGGATCGGTGATCAGGTCATTGATCTTGCCACCCTTTACGATCTTGCCTATTTTGAAGATATTGAAGGATTGAGCGACAATGTTTTTGAAGCCTATACCATCAATGAGTTCATTGAACTGGGAAAACCTGTTACCAATGCAGTCCGCACCAGAATCCAGGAATTGCTTCAGGAAGGTTCTATCTTGTCAAAAGATGAAAAAACCATTGAGGATGCATTTTATGACCTTGATAAGGTAAAAATGATTATGCCTGTGCACATCCCGAACTATACGGATTTTTACAGCAGCATTGAACATGCAACGAACGTTGGAAAAATGTTCCGCGATCCTGCCAATGCCCTGCTACCAAACTGGAAACACCTTCCGGTAGGTTACCACGGGAGAGCCTCATCCATCGTAGTTTCAGGAACGGAAATTAACCGCCCGAAAGGTCAGACAAAGCCTGCAGATGTGGAAAAACCTGTTTTCGGACCAAGCAAGCAGCTCGATTTTGAACTTGAAATGGCCTTTATCCTCAACAGAAATACAGAAATGGGCGAAAGCATTTCTACAAAAGATGCTGAAGATGCCATATTCGGAATGGTTATTTTCAATGACTGGTCTGCAAGAGACATCCAGTCCTGGGAATATGTTCCACTGGGACCTTTTCTTGCCAAAAACTTCGGTTCATCCGTTTCTCCATGGGTCGTTACCCTTGAAGCATTGGAACCATTCAGAACAGCTTCTCCAAAACAGGATCCTGAAGTTTTAGATTATTTAAAATTTGAAGGTGACAAAAACTATGATATCAATCTTGAAGTATATCTGAAGCCGGAAAACGGTGAGGAAAACCTGATTTCAGAAAGTAATTATAAATTTATGTACTGGAACATGACCCAGCAGCTGGCTCATCATACGGTAAACGGGTGTAATGTAGAGGTTGGCGACCTGTATGCCAGCGGAACCATCTCAGGAAGCGATCCGAAATCATTCGGGTCCATGCTTGAGCTTACCTGGAGAGGACAAAACCCTTTACAGCTAAGCAATGGCCAGGAAAGAAAATTCATTGAGGATAACGATACGGTTACCATGAAAGCCTGGGCAGAAAAAGATGGCGTGAGAGTTGGTTTTGGTGAAGTTTCAGGGAAAATTATTCCAGCAGTTTAA
- the hppD gene encoding 4-hydroxyphenylpyruvate dioxygenase: MSTLTFAEKIAQAENFLPINGTDYIEFYVGNAKQAAHYYKTAFGFQSVAYAGPETGVRDRASYVLQQGKIRLVLTTGLKSDSPISEHVKKHGDGVKVLALWVDDAYKAFEETTKRGGKPYLEPVTLTDDNGEVRMSGIYTYGETIHMFVERKNYTGAFMPGYEKWESDYKPEETGLLYVDHCVGNVDWNRMIPTVEWYEKVMGFVNILSFDDKQINTEYSALMSKVMSNGNGFAKFPINEPAEGKKKSQVEEYLDFYEGEGVQHIAVATKDIIHTVTELKKRGVEFLSAPPEAYYDMVPERVGHIDEDLKKLQDLGILIDHDEEGYLLQIFTKPVEDRPTLFFEIIERHGAQSFGAGNFKALFEALEREQERRGNL, from the coding sequence ATGTCAACACTTACATTTGCCGAAAAAATTGCTCAAGCTGAGAATTTTTTACCAATCAACGGTACAGATTACATTGAGTTTTATGTAGGAAATGCTAAACAAGCTGCCCATTATTATAAAACCGCTTTCGGTTTTCAGTCTGTAGCCTATGCTGGTCCTGAAACAGGAGTAAGAGACCGCGCTTCTTATGTTCTTCAGCAGGGGAAAATAAGATTGGTATTAACAACAGGGCTTAAATCCGACTCACCTATCAGCGAGCACGTAAAAAAACATGGTGATGGAGTGAAAGTTTTGGCACTTTGGGTAGACGACGCTTACAAAGCTTTTGAAGAAACCACTAAAAGAGGCGGAAAACCATATCTGGAGCCTGTAACTTTAACAGATGACAACGGGGAGGTAAGAATGTCCGGAATCTATACATACGGAGAAACAATCCACATGTTTGTTGAAAGAAAAAATTATACAGGAGCTTTCATGCCCGGATATGAAAAATGGGAAAGCGATTACAAGCCTGAAGAAACAGGATTATTATATGTAGACCATTGTGTAGGAAACGTAGACTGGAACAGAATGATCCCTACCGTAGAATGGTACGAAAAAGTAATGGGATTTGTGAACATCCTTTCTTTTGACGACAAGCAGATCAATACAGAATATTCTGCATTAATGTCTAAAGTAATGTCCAACGGAAACGGATTTGCAAAATTCCCGATCAATGAGCCGGCAGAAGGCAAGAAAAAATCCCAGGTAGAAGAATATCTTGATTTCTACGAAGGTGAAGGAGTGCAGCACATTGCTGTAGCGACAAAAGATATCATCCACACCGTAACCGAATTAAAAAAACGCGGGGTAGAGTTCCTTTCCGCTCCACCAGAGGCTTATTACGATATGGTTCCTGAAAGAGTTGGACATATTGATGAAGATCTTAAAAAATTACAGGACTTAGGCATCCTTATTGATCATGATGAAGAAGGCTACTTGCTTCAGATTTTTACGAAGCCTGTAGAAGACCGTCCTACTCTATTCTTTGAAATCATTGAAAGACACGGTGCACAGAGTTTTGGTGCCGGAAATTTCAAAGCATTATTCGAAGCATTGGAAAGAGAGCAGGAAAGAAGAGGAAATCTTTAA
- a CDS encoding DUF3037 domain-containing protein: MQEDKIYEYAVIRLVPKVEREEFFNIGLVMFSKKEKFIRVEFYLCPDKFRLMHSKLDYDDVIHNLESFQKIANGDKEGGPIALMDIPERFRWLTAVRSSSIQTSRPHPGKSKDLEKTFGKLFEELVK; this comes from the coding sequence ATGCAAGAGGATAAAATATACGAGTACGCCGTTATACGCCTGGTCCCTAAAGTTGAAAGAGAAGAATTTTTCAATATCGGACTTGTGATGTTTTCCAAAAAGGAGAAATTTATCCGTGTGGAATTTTACCTCTGTCCGGATAAATTCAGACTGATGCACAGCAAGCTGGATTATGATGATGTGATCCATAATCTTGAGAGTTTTCAGAAAATTGCCAATGGAGATAAAGAGGGAGGGCCTATTGCCCTGATGGATATTCCTGAGCGTTTCCGTTGGCTGACGGCTGTAAGGAGCTCTTCCATTCAGACCTCAAGACCTCATCCGGGAAAATCCAAAGACCTGGAAAAGACGTTTGGTAAACTTTTTGAGGAGTTAGTAAAATAA
- a CDS encoding homogentisate 1,2-dioxygenase gives MRYHQAGNIPQKRHTIFKSPEDKFYYEQLFGTEGFHGISSLLYHTHRPTQIKSIGLAKDVTPKIAVEKNVAPRMFKGMNVTPEDDFMDSRKILLMNNDLKMGLSKPRKSMDYFYKNAECDELLYVHQGTGILKTFVGDLEFVTGDYLIIPRGTIYQVELKSDDTVFFILESHSPIYTPKRYRNEFGQLLEHSPFCERDIIAPVFKEPKDEKGEFLIKVKKENQITDFIYATHPFDVVGWDGYFYPYKFNIKNFEPITGRIHQPPPVHQNFEGHNFVVCSFCARMYDYHPLAIPAPYNHSNIDSDEVLFYTEGDFMSRNHIDLMDFTLHPGGIVHGPHPGAMERSIGKKFTEEYAVMVDPFRPLKITEEALKVEDPSYKTSWLEESDKSMEDRSQE, from the coding sequence ATGAGATATCATCAAGCGGGAAATATCCCACAAAAAAGACATACGATTTTCAAATCGCCGGAAGATAAATTTTACTATGAACAGCTTTTCGGAACAGAAGGCTTTCACGGAATTTCCTCATTATTATACCATACACACCGTCCTACCCAGATTAAATCGATCGGGCTGGCAAAAGATGTGACACCAAAGATTGCAGTAGAAAAAAACGTTGCGCCAAGAATGTTTAAAGGAATGAATGTAACGCCTGAAGACGATTTTATGGACAGCAGAAAGATTCTTCTGATGAACAACGATCTGAAAATGGGATTGTCGAAGCCAAGAAAGTCTATGGACTATTTCTATAAAAACGCAGAATGCGATGAGCTTTTATATGTTCACCAGGGAACAGGAATCCTGAAAACATTTGTTGGAGACCTGGAATTTGTTACCGGTGATTACCTCATTATTCCCCGGGGAACCATCTACCAGGTGGAACTGAAATCGGATGATACCGTATTTTTTATACTTGAAAGCCACTCTCCTATTTATACCCCGAAACGTTACAGAAATGAATTCGGACAGCTTTTGGAACACTCACCTTTCTGCGAAAGAGATATTATAGCACCGGTTTTTAAAGAGCCTAAAGATGAAAAAGGTGAATTTTTAATCAAAGTAAAAAAAGAAAACCAGATCACGGACTTCATCTATGCAACACACCCCTTTGATGTGGTAGGATGGGACGGATATTTTTATCCTTATAAATTCAATATAAAAAACTTTGAGCCTATTACCGGAAGAATTCACCAGCCGCCTCCGGTACACCAGAACTTTGAAGGCCATAATTTCGTAGTCTGTTCGTTCTGTGCCAGAATGTATGACTATCATCCTTTAGCTATTCCAGCACCTTATAACCACTCAAACATTGATTCCGATGAGGTTTTATTCTATACGGAAGGCGACTTTATGAGCCGTAACCACATCGATCTGATGGACTTCACACTGCATCCGGGAGGAATCGTACACGGACCTCATCCGGGAGCCATGGAAAGAAGTATCGGTAAAAAATTCACTGAAGAATATGCCGTAATGGTCGATCCTTTCCGTCCGCTGAAAATCACAGAAGAAGCTTTGAAAGTAGAAGATCCTTCATACAAAACCTCATGGCTGGAAGAATCAGATAAAAGCATGGAAGACCGTTCCCAGGAATAA